Within the Pengzhenrongella sicca genome, the region AGCGTGCGCGCATGACCTCCTCGCCCCCACCGCCGCGCACGCGCGGCCCGCGCCCGGCCGGCACGGACACGCGCGCGGCGATCATGACGGCCGCGCGGACCGAGTTCGCCGACCACGGGTTCGACGGCACCAGCATGCGGGCGGTCGCCCGGCGGGCGGGGGTCGACCCTGCCCTCGTGCGGCACTACTTCGGGGCGAAGGCGGACCTGTTCGCCGCGGTCAGCGGGCTGCCCGGCCGGCCCGGGGTCCTGATCGGCGCGCTGTTCGAGGGCGGGACGGACGGCCTCGGCCGGCGCCTGGTCGCGCTGTTCTTCTCCGTGTGGGACCCGCCGGAGGGGCGCCAGCGGATGCGGGCGCTGATCGCGGCGGCGTCCTCGAGCGAGCACACCGGCGCGGGCCTCGCCGAGTTCATCGCGAGCGAGGTCGCCGGCGAGATCGCGCCGCGCCTGCGCGGGGACGACGCCCTGCTACGGGCCGAGCTCATCGGGATGCACATCGTCGGCGTCGCGATGGGGCGCTACGTGCTCCGGCTTGAGCCGCTCGCCTCGGCCGACGAGGACGCCGTCGCGCGCTGGCTCGCGCCGAACCTCCAGCGGCTCGTCGACGGCGCGCCCTGACAGGCCTCTTGCGCGCGGCGCCGCGGTGCGCGAGAATTCCTCACGTGAAGAAATACGAGAACGCCGGTGGGTCCTCGGGCTCCCGGGCACGCGCGGGCGGACTCGCGGTCGAGATCGCCGGGCTGCGGGTCGTGCGCGGCGGCGCCGTCGTCATCCCCGGCATCGAGCTCACGGTCGCGGCGGGCGAGGTCGTCGGCCTGCTCGGGCCGAGCGGGTCCGGCAAGTCCACCCTCATGCGCGTGATCGTCGGTGTGCAGGTCGTCGCGGCCGGGACCGTGAGCGTTCTCGGCCGCCCGGCGGGGCACCCCGCGCTGCGCCGCGAGGTCGGCTACGTCACGCAGGCGCCGAGCGTCTACCCGGACCTGTCGGTCGCGGAGAACCTGCACTACTTCGCGACGCTGCTCGGGGCCGACGCCGCCGACGTCGACCGGGTGCTCGACGCCGTCGACCTCGCCTCGAGCGCCACCCGGCGCGTGTCGACCCTGTCGGGCGGCGAACGGTCGCGGGTGTCGCTCGCGGCCGCGCTGCTCGGCTCGCCGCGGCTGCTCGTGCTCGACGAGCCGACCGTCGGCCTCGACCCCGTGCTCCGCCGGGACCTCTGGGACCTGTTCGGGCGGCTCGCCGCGACGGGCGTCACGCTGCTGGTCTCGAGCCATGTGATGGACGAGGCCGTGCGCTGCGACCGGCTGCTGCTCATGCGCGCCGGAGCGCTGCTCGCCGACGCGACCCTGCCCGAGCTGCTCGAACGCACCGGAACTCCGGACGTCGAGCACGCGTTCCTCGCGCTCGTCGAGGGAGGTGGGCGATGAGCCCCCGGATGTCGCTCGCGACGGCCGCCCGCGTGCTGCGCCAGGTGCGGCACGACCCGCGCACGATCGCGCTGATCGTGGTGCTGCCGTGCCTGCTTCTCGGGCTCGTCGCGTGGATGTTCGACGGGACCTCGGTGCTCGACACGCTCGGCCCGACGCTGCTCGGGCTGTTCCCGCTCATCGTGATGTTCCTGGTGACCAGCGTGACCATGCTGCGCGAGCGGCTGAGCGGGACGCTCGAGCGGCTCATGACGATGCCGGTCGGGCGCGGCGACGTCGTCGTCGGCTACGCGCTCGCGTTCGGGGTCGTGGCGGCGGTCCAGGCCGTCGTGCTCGTCGCGGTCACGGTCGGGCTCTACGGGATGACGGTCGCCGGCCCGCTGTGGGCCGTCATCCTCGTCGCCGTGCTCGACGCCGTGCTCGGCACGGCGCTCGGGATCGCGGCATCGGCCGCGGCGCGCACGGAGTTCCAGGCGGTGCAGATGATGCCCGCGGTCATCTTTCCGCAGGTGATCCTGTGCGGGCTGATCATGCCGCGCGAGCAGATGCCGGCGGTGCTCGAGGCGATCTCGACCGTGCTGCCGCTCACCTACGGCGTCCAGGCGATGCAGACCCTCGCGAGCAGCACGGACGTGAGCGGGATCTGGGGGGACGTCGTGGTGATCGTCGGTTTCATCGTGGTGGCCATCGTGGTCGGCGCGACGACGCTGCGCCGCCGGACGGCCTAGCCGGGCCGTGCCGGGCACCCGAAGTAGTCCATCTGCGGCGAGGTCGTGCCTCAGGAGGGACGATCTCACCGCGAAGGGACGACTTCACCGCGGATGGACGATCTCGCGGCAGAGTGATCGAGTTGCCGATCCTCTCCGAGACCGGCCGTAGGGTGGCGCCATGACTGAGCTGCCGTCCATCTCCGCACGTCCTGGCCCATTCCGGGCTCGCGCGATGATTGCGGCCGCCGCGGGGGCGGCCATCCTCGCGCTGATTCTGTTCGGCGCCGCGAGCCCCGCGTCGGCGCACGACGCGCTCGTCTCGGCGACCCCGGCCGACGGCTCGACCGTCGAGGCCGCGCCGGCGACGGTCGACCTGGTGTTCGCCGAGCCCGCCGTCGCCCTCGGCACCGAGATCGTCGTGCTCGGCCCGGACGGGGCGACCGTGAGCACCGGCGCCGTCGTGCTGACGGACGCGACGGTGAGCCAGGCGCTCGTCGCCGACCGGCCCGCCGGCACCTACACCGTGCAGTACCGGGTGACCTCGGCCGACGGCCACCCCGTCTCCGGGCAGCTCACGTTCGTGGCGACCGGCGCCGTAGCCGCTCCGGCCGCGCCCGACGTCGTCGCGCCCACCGGCGCGCCGTCGGGGGAGCAGGTCGAGGTGGCGCCGAGCGCCGCGCCGTCGAGCCTCGTGCCAACGAGCCCCGCAGGGACGTCCGCCGCCTCGTCGAGCGACGCGGAGGACGACGCCGCTCGCGACGCGCAGGACGGGGCCGGGTCGCCCCTGCCCTGGGTCCTTGCCGCCGCTGCGGTCGCGCTCGCAGCCGCGGGCTGGCGGGTGTGGCGCACCCGCCAGGGCGGCTAGCGCCTGGGCGGCTAGCGCCAGCGTGGCTAGCGCCTGATCGGCGGCGAGCGCCTCAGAGGTAGTGCAGCGGGTCGAACTCGGCGATCGGGATGATCCGCAGCCGCGGGAGCGGCACGTTGAACGCCTGGACGTCGCGCTCGAGGTCGAACAGCTCGAGGCCCTGCTCGGTGAGCTGCGTCAGGCTGCCGCTCGTGAACTCGCCGAACGCGAGCAGGCCGACGCGGCGGTCGCCCGTGAGCAGCCGCTCGATGTCGGCCGCGAAGTCGCCGTCGTGGCTGACGAGCATGACGTCGCCCTGGCGGTCCTTGATCGCTGCGAGCGTGCGCTGGATGCCGATGTCGACGACCTTCTCGCGCGCCTCGCCCGCGAGCGGGATCGGCCGGTAGCCGAGCGCGATCAGCGCCTGCACGAACGCCATCGGCATCGAGCCCGAGGAGGCGTTGAGGAAGAACAGACCCTTCGTGGGCTGGTCCCAGCGCTTGCGGGCGAAGTCGAGCACGCGTTCCCAGCGCGGGCGCTGCTCGGGCGTCGGGCGACCGTTGAAGATCGCCGAGCCCAGCGTGGCGTCGATGTTCTCGCCGTCGACCAGGATGTACGTGGTGCGCTCGCTCGCCGGTGTCTGCACGGATCCGAGCCTAGGCGCCCGCGCGCGGCTCGCACGCTTTCGCCGCACCGCCGGGCGGTCCGGGACCTCAGGCCTACTGTGTGCCACCCTGATCTGACCCACGATGGTCGAAGAGGTCTGGCACCGCCGGACCATGAGAGGACACGGGCAATGCGAGTTCTTGTGACGGTCGCGTCGCGGCATGGTGGCACCCAGGAGATCGGCTCGCGCATCGAAGCCGAGCTGAGGTCCCGCGGGCACGAGGTCGACCTCGCGGCCCCCGCCGACGTCGTCTCGATCGACCCGTACGACGCCGTGATCCTCGGCTCCGCGGTGTACACCGCGCACTGGCTGCCCGACGCCCGCGAGTTCGCGGTCCGGTTCGCGGCCGAGCTCCCGACCAAGCGGGTGTGGCTGTTCTCGTCCGGGCTCGCGACGGCGCCCGCCGCCGCCGCGAACTCGCCGGCGGAGACGCAGGACCTGATGGAGGCGACGCACGCCAGCTCGCACCGCGCCTTCGGCGGCCGCCTCGACCGCGGCGAGCTCACGCTCGCCGAGCGCGCCATCATCGCGGCCGCTCGCGGCAAGGAGGGCGACCACCGCGACATGGCCGCCGTCGTCGGCTGGGCCGGCCAGATCGCGGACGAGCTGGCGAGCTAAAGCCCGGACGAGCTGGCGAGCGAGACCCGCCGGAGCGGGCGTGCTGGGCCACCGGCGCGGGCGCGCTGAGCCACCGGCGCGGGCGCGCCAGGCCGGCCGGGGGTGCGTGCTGACGCCCCGTCGCGACGATGTCACCCCCCGACGCGCGGGGGCGCGGTGGCGAGCGGCGGGGACGATGCCAGAATCGAACGGTGGCCCCCCAGACCGTGACTCCCGCTGCCGTACGCCCCGACCGAGCTCCCGGCGCCGACCCGCTGCCGTCCGACGGCATACCGTCCGACGGCATGCCGTCCGACCCGCTGCCGTACGACGCGATCCTGCTGTACTCGTTCGGCGGTCCGAACGGGCCGGCCGACGTGCTGCCGTTCCTGCGCAACGTGACGCGCGGCAAACACATCCCCGAGGCCCGGCTCGTCGAGGTCGGCGCCCACTACGACCACTTCGGCGGTCGCAGCCCGATCAACGGGCACAACCTCGAGCTCATCGCGGCGCTGCACGAGGAGCTCGGCCGGCGCGGCGTCGACCTGCCGATCGGCTTCGGCAACCGCAACTGGGAGCCGTACACGGTGGACGCCCTCGCCGACCTGCGCGCCGGCGGCGCCCGGCGCGTGCTCGCGATCGTGACCAGCGCGTACGGCTCGTACTCGGGCTGCCGGCAGTACCGCGAGAACCTCGCGGCCACGCTCGCCGCGCTCGCCGCGCAGCCGGCGGCCGACGACGCCGCGGCCGTCCCGGCGCTCGTCGTCGACAAGCTGCGGCACTACTTCAACCACCCCGGCTTCGTCCAGGCGAACGCGGAGGCGATCGCCGACGCGTACGCCGCCCTGCGTGCCCGGCGCGAGGCGGGCGCCGGCGCGGCGGGCGGCGGGGCCGGGGACGCGGCGTCGGCGGCGCCGCTGGTGTTCGTGACCCACTCGATCCCGGACGTCATGGAGGAGGGGTCGGGCGCGCAGCGGCCGAGCTACGCCGCCCAGCACCTCGACGTCGCGGCGCTCGTGGCCGCGCGGGTCGCCGAGCTCGTCGGGCACGCGGTGCCGTGGCGGCTCGCGTTCTGCTCGCGGTCGGGCCCGCCGAGCCAGCCGTGGCTCGAGCCCGACGTGAACGACGTGCTCAAGGAGCTGTCGGGGGAGGGGGTGCGCTCCGTCGTGCTCTCGCCGATCGGCTTCATCTCCGACCACATGGAGGTCGCGTTCGACCTCGACACCGAGGCGATGGAGACGGCCGCCGAGCTCGGCCTTACCGCCGTCCGCGCGGGCACCGTCTCGACCCGGCCGGCGTTCGTCGCCGGGCTGGTCGACCTGGTGCTCGAGCGCGCGGCGCGCGAGCGCGGCGAGGACGTCGAGCCGGTCGCCGTGGGCGCCCTCGGCGCCTGGCCGGACGTGTGCCGCGCCGGCTGCTGCCGCCAGCGCGCCGGCGTCGACTCCGGCGTGCCCGCGGCCTGCGGCGAGGATTCCGACCCGACCGAATGGACCGCCTCATGACCGCCAGCACCCCGGCCTCGACCGACTCGAACGATCCGACCGACCCGAACAGCCAGATCCGGTACGCGATGTTCTCGGTGTTCGCGCTCGACGGCGCGCTGCCGGCCGACGACGTCGCGCGCAGTGCGCTGGTCGCCGAGGCCGAGGAGGCGGTCACCACCGGCGACGGCGACCTCACGCTCCGGGGCTGGTACGACGTCGGCGGGCTGCGGGCCGACGCCGACCTCATGGTCTGGTGGCACGGCGACTCGATCGAGGCCGTCCAGGGCGCCTACCAGCGGCTGCGCAAGTCGGGCCTCGGCCGGTACCTCACGCCGGTCTGGTCCGTCGCGGCGCTGCACCGGCCCGCTGAGTTCAACCGCGGGCACCTGCCTGCCTTCATCTCGGGCGAGCCGCCGCGCCAGTACCTGTGCGTGTATCCGTTCGTGCGGTCCTACGAGTGGTACGTGCTGCCCGAGGCCGAGCGCCGCGGCATGCTGATCGAGCACGGCCAGGCCGCGCGCGACTACGCGGACGTGCGCGCCAATACGCTCGCCGCGTTCGCGCTCGGCGACTACGAGTGGATCCTCGCGTTCGAGGCGGACGAGCTGCACCGCATCGTCGACCTCATGCGCGAGCTGCGCGCCACGCAGGCGCGCCGGCACGTGCGCGAGGAGCTGCCGTTCTACACGGGCCCCCGCACGACGCTGGCCGCGTGGGCGGACCGCCAGCCCGCCGACGACTGAGCGGGCGGTCGCCCGGGCAACCGACGCCCTGGGCTAGGTCCAGGCGGCGGCGAGGCGCTCGAGCGTCGTGCGCCGGGTCGCGACGTCGTAGGTGGTGGACGTGACGAGCAGCTCGTCGGCGCGGGTCTCGTCCACCAGCTTGTCCAGCTCGACGACGGCGCGGTCGGCGGTCGTCGCGATCTGGGTCCCGGGCAGGCTCGCGAGCAGCTCGTCGGCCGCGGTCCCGCGCAGCTGCGCGAGGATGCCCTCGGCGTCGTCCGGGCTCACGATCGGGCCCAGGCGGCCCGTGCGCAGGCTGATCGCCATGACCCGGCTCGGGCCCGCGAGGTGCGCCGCCTCCGCGGCGGAGTCGGCGATCAGCACCGAGGCGCTGACCATCGCGTGCGGCGCCGCGAGCTCGGGCGACGGGCGGAACTCCGCGCGGTAGGCGGCCATCGCCTCGAGGGTCTGCAGGGCGCCGAAGTGGTGCGCATACGCGAACCGGACCCCGAGGGCCGCGGCCAGCCGGGCGCTGAAGGTGCTCGAGCCGAGCAGCCAGACCTCCGGCGTCGTGCCCTGCGCGGGCGTGGCCGAGAACCGGCGCACGAGCGCCGACGGCGCGTGGGCGGGGTGGGACTGCCCGAGCAGGCCGAGCACGTCGAGCAGTTCGGCCGGGAACTGCTCCGCGCCGAGGCCGTCGGTCGTGCGGCGCAGCGCGGCGGCGGTCGCCGGGTCGGTGCCGGGCGCGCGGCCGATGCCGAGGTCGATCCGGCCCGGGTGCAGCGCCTCGAGCATCGCGAACTGCTCGGCGACGACGAGCGCCGGGTGGTTCGGCAGCATCACGCCGCCCGAGCCGACGCGGATGTTCTTCGTCGAGGCCGCGAGGTGCGCGATGAGGACGGCCGGCGACGTCGACGCGACGGCGGTCATGTTGTGGTGCTCGGCGACCCAGAACCGCCGGAAGCCGAGGTCGTCGGCGGCGCGCGCGAGCGCCGTCGTGTCGGCGAGCGCGTCGGCGCTGGTGGAGTCCTCGCGCACGGTCGCGAGGTCGAGCACGGACAGGGGCACACGGTTGTCGGTCACCCCAGCCTCAACACCGGCCCCCGCCGATCCCTTCCGGCGGGGCGCTACGGGTAGAGGCCGCGGATCTGGTGGGCCTCGGCGACGCGGCGCACGCCGATCGTCAGGGCGGCGTCGCGCAGGGTGAGGCCGTCGGCGCGGGCCGTCTGGGAGACCGCCGCGTACGCCGTGAGCATCCGGTGCTCGAGCCGCTCCTCGATCTCGCGCTCGGTCCACCAGTACGCCTGCGCGCCCTGGACCCACTCGAAGTAGGAGACGATCACGCCGCCGGCGTTCGCGAGGATGTCGGGGACGACGACGATGCCCCGCTCGGCCAGGACGCGGTCGCCGGCCTCCGTCGTCGGCCCGTTGGCGCCCTCGACGACCCACCGGGCCTTCACGGACGCCGCCGTCTCCTCGTCGAGCACGCCCTCGACGGCGGCGGGCACGAGCACGTCGACGTCTAGCCCGAGCAGGGCGGTGTTGTCGATCGGGTCGCCGCCCGCGAAGCCCACGACCGACCCGGTCGTGTCGACGTGCGCGAGCAGCGCCGCGATGTCCAGGCCCGCGGGCGCGAAGACGCCGCCATACTGGTCGCTCACGGCGAGCACCTTGGCGCCCGCCTCGGCGAAGAACCGGGCCGCGTGCGAGCCCACCTTGCCGAAGCCCTGCACCGCGACGCGCACCTCGGACAGGAGCACGCCGGCGTCGGCCAGCGCGGCGCGCGTGGAGTGCACGATGCCGCGCGACGTCGCCGTCGCCCGCCCGAGGGAACCGCCCATCGACAGGGGCTTGCCGGTGACCACGGCCTGGATCGTGTAGCCCTTGTTCACCGAATAGGTGTCCATCACCCACGCCATGGTCTGCTCGTTCGTGCCCATGTCGGGCGCCATGATGTCCCGCTCCGGGCCGATCATCGGCATGATCTCGCTCGTGTAGCGGCGCGTGACGCGCTCGAGCTCGGTCTGGGAGTACTGCCGCGGGTCGATCGTGACGCCGCCCTTGGCCCCGCCGTACGGGAGCTCGACGACCGCGCACTTCCACGTCATCCACATCGCGAGCGCGCGCACCTCGTTGCGGTCGACGCTCGAGGCGTACCGCAGCCCGCCCTTGCCCGGCCCGCGCGAGATGTTGTGCTGCACGCGGTACCCCCGGAACAGCTCGGTGCGGCCGTCGTCGCGCCGCAGCGGCACCGCGACGTCGATCTCGCGCCGCGACGAGGCGAGCATGTGGTGCAGCCCCTCGTCGTACCCGAGGATCTTCACGGCGTTCGCGAGCTGCGCGTGCGCGGTCGCGAGCGGGGACGGGTGCGGGTGCGGGGTCGGCGGTGCGGTGGACGGGACGGGCTCGGTCATGCGGGTCAACCTCCTGGAAAGCCTGCCGCCGGCATCGTCGCCGACCGCTCGGACCTGCTCGCGCGCCCCCACCCTGCCATCTACCCGGTCAGGGGCTGAACTCGAAGTGCCAGTACTCCGGGTAGGCCGCGCCCTCGCGGACGCTCGCGGGCGCGGACCAGCCGAAGGCCGGGCCGTTCGCGACGAGCCAGACGTAGCGCGGCGTGCCGAAGCCGTACACGCCCGGCCACTCCTGCAGGTCGAGCGCGAGGCCGAGGCCGTGGTTGGACGTGCCCGGCCGGGCCGCGAGCGCGCCGTAGTACGCCCGGATCGCGACCTGGTCCGCGTAGGAGCGGTAGGTCAGGTCCATCGCGATCGGCTCGCCGAACTGCGCGCGGAACGCGTCGTTGAGGCGGGTGAGCGCGGCGGCGGCGTCGCAGCGCAGGTACTGGGGGCTGCCGATCTGGTCCGTGCCCCACGGGATCAGGCACATCGCCGAGGCCGGCATGTGGCCGTTCGAGCCGTCGCCGTCCGCGGTGGGCACCGACGTCACGAACACGGGCGCGCCGCCGGGAGCGGCCGGGGCGGCAGGGCCGGGCGCGGCCGCTTGGTCGCCGGCCGCCGCGTCCTCGGCCGCCGACGCCGCGGCGTCGGTCTCGGTCCGCCACGCGGCGTGGGCCTGCTCGACCGTCGTGCGCGCGCCGTCGACGCTGGCGCCCGCGGACGCCAGCGCCGGCAGGGTCACGCGCGCGGCCAGGGCGGCGCGGGCGCCGTCGAGCGCGGCGGCGAGCGCCTGGCGGACGGCGTCGTCCGCGACCTGGTCGGCCGACGCGGCCAGGACGGGCTCGGCCGCGGCGATCCGGGCGGTGAGATCGGCGTCGGCGGCGGCGCGCGCGGCGACCTCGACCGCGCGGGCGTGCGCGCTGCGTTCGGCCGCGAGGGTCGCGGACTCGGCGGCCGCGACGGCCCGCGCGGCGTCGTCGGCGCGGTCGGCCCGGGCGAGGGCGCGCGCGGTGTCGGCCGCGGCGGCGGCGGCGGCGGCGGCCCGCTGCTCGCGGACCTCGACGAACGCCGCGGCGGCGACGCCGAGCACGAGGACCAGGGCGACGGCGAGGGCCAGGCGCCTGCGGGTGGCCGTGGCGAGCCAGCGGAGCGTCACGCGAGCCGCCCGCCCGTGCTCACGCCGAGCGCGTCGATCCGCGCGACGTCGGCGGCCTCGAGCGCGAAGCTGAGCACGTCGAGGTTCGCGGCGATGCGCTCGCGGTGCACGGACTTCGGCAGGACGACGACGGCGCTCTCGAGGTGCCAGCGCAGCACCACCTGGGCGGGGCTCACGCCGTGGCGGGCGGCGATGTCGGTCAGGACGGGGTGGGTGAGGTCGGACCGCCGCAGCGGGCTGTAGCCGGCGATCTCGACGCCGCGGGCCGCGTGGGAGCCGAGCAGCCCAGCGTCGAAGTCGGCCGGGCTCCAGGGGATCTGGTTGACCGCGGGGGCCTCGCCGGTCGCGGCGACGAGCTCGTCGAGCTGGGCGACCGAGTAGTTCGAGACGCCGATCGCGCGGACCAGGCCCTCGTCGCGCAGCTCGATGAACCGGGCCCACGTCGCGGGCGTCGCCGCGCCGTTCGGGGGCCAGTGCACGAGCCAGAGGTCGAGGTAGGTCGTGCCCAGCGCGGTGAGCGACCGCTCGAGGGTCCGGCGCTCGTGGCCCGCGCGGTCGGGCGGCAGCTTCGAGGTGACGAAGACGTCGGCACGGCTGACCCCCGAGGCCGCCAGCGCGCGGCCGACCTCCGCCTCGTTGCCGTAGGCGGTCGCGGTGTCGAGGTGCCGATACCCGAGCTCGAGGGCGGTGGAGACCGCACCCTCGGCCTCGGCGCCGACGGCGCGCCAGGTGCCGAGCCCGAGCAGCGGGATGTCGCCCCCGCGCAGCGCGAGGGCGGGAACGGGCGCAGCGATCATCGCTCCATGATGGCCTCCCGCCCCCGAATGGTCGATTCGCCCCCACCCACTCCGAGTTTTCAGAGGATCCGGTGCGTAGTCCGCTCACATTCCTCTCACAACCGAGCGCGGCGGGCGGCGGGACGGCGGGCTGGCGGGAGAGGGCGGGCTGGCGGGAGAGGGCGGGCTGGCGGGAGAGGGCGGGCTGGCGGGAGAGGGCGGGCTGGCGGGAGAGGGCGGGCTGGCGGGCCGGCCGGCCCGCCAGGAGGGCGGGAGAGGGCGGGCTCGCTGGCCAGCGGGTGCGCTGCGAGCCCGGTCGAGCCGCTCGCGCCCCACCTCGGCCGCTCACCGCGCGATCCCTCACGTTTGGGCCGAATCGGTGCGCAATTCGAGCAGATTCGGCCCAAAAGCGTGTGGCGGGGGGGGGGGGGGGAGGCGAGTCCGGGCGGGGCGGGGAAGGGTGGGCGGGGTGGGCGGGGCGCGGCGGGGCGGAACAGTTGCCGGTTAGCTCGGGTGGGAGCGGCGGCGGAACTGGGCCGGGGTCTCGCCCGTGAGGCGGCCGAAGGTCCGGGTGAAGACCGCCTGGTCGTAGAACCCCGACGCTGTCGCGACCTCGGCGATCGGCAGGTCCCCGCCGGTGAGCAGCGTCGCGGCCCGGTCGATCCGCGTCCGCAGCACGAACTGCTGCGGCGAGAGCGAGAACACCTTGTGCATCCGGCGGTCAAGGGTCGACGGCGAGCAGCCCGCCGCGCTCGCGAGGTCGGCCACGGTGATCTGCTCCGCGAGCCGCTCGTTGACGAGCGCGACGACGCGCGAGAGGGAGTTCACGGCGACGTCCGCCTCGTCGTACGTGCGCAGGTCCTCGGACACGCTGACCAGCCCGACCACCGCGCCGCCCACCCGCACGGGGATCTTGGACGTCAGGTACCAGCCCGGCACGCTCCCCGGCCGGCGGATGAGCTCCAGCACGCCCCGCAGCGGCTGGCCCGACGAGATGACGGCGTCGTCCTGCTGGCTGTAGTGGTCGGCGAGCGGCCCGAAGAGGTCCTCCGCGCGCCGGCCGATCACGGTGCGGCGCGACCGCTCGCCGGTGCGCACCACGAACGCCCGGTTCACCGCGACGTACCGGCCCGTCGGGTCCTTGGCGCAGAACAGGGTGGCGGACAGGTCGTCCATCAGCAGCAGCATCTCGGGCCCGAGTGAGCGCAGCAGGACCGCCGCCTCGGGCCAGGCGGGGGCGGGCTCGCCGGACCGCCGGCGCTGCGGCGGCGCGCCCGGGCTCGCGGTTCGAGGTGTCATGACAGCCCGGAGAGTACACAACGTGGATTTCCGTCACGATGTGCGCCCGATCGGTACAAGACGCGGCGGCCCGTCGGGCTGCACGATTCTGGGATGACCACACTGGCCCTGCCCCTGACCGATGCCGCGATCGAGCTCGCGGACCGTTGGGTGCGGCTGACCGCGGCGGGGGAGACCGCACGCGAGAAGCGCACCACCGGGCGGCTTGCCGCGCTGGTGTCCGACCCGGCCGGCCTCGAGCTCGCCGTGCGGTTCGTGGACCGCGTCGCACGCCCCCAGGACATCGCGGTCGCCGCACGCGAGCTCGCCGGGCTCGGTGCGTTCACCGGCGCGGCCGGCAGCTTCCTCGGGCCGGTGGACCGCACGCTGCTCGGCGTCGGCACGCGCGTCGCCCCGCTGCTCCCGGCCGTCGTCGTCCCCGCCGCGCGGATGCGCCTGCGCCAGCTCGTGGGCCACCTCGTGGCCGACGCCGGCCCCGGGCTCGCGAAGCACATCGCGGCCGCGCGCGCCGACGGCTTCACGCTCAACCTCAACCTGCTCGGCGAGGCCGTGCTCGGCGAGGGCGAGGCGACGAGCCGGCTCGGGCGGGTCCGGGCGCTGATCGAGCGCCCCGACGTCGACTACGTCTCGATCAAGGTCTCCGCCGTCGCGAGCCAGCTCTCGACGTGGGACACCGCCGGCAGCCGCGACCGCGTCGTCGCGCAGCTGCGCCCGCTGTACCTCGCGGCCCAGGCCCACGGGACGTTCCTCAACCTCGACATGGAGGAGTACAAGGACCTCGCGCTGACCACGGCGGTCTTCGAGCAGATCCTCACGGACCCGGAGCTCGCGGGCCTCGAGGTCGGCATCGTGCTCCAGGCCTACCTCCCCGACGCGCTCGCGGCCCTCGACGAGATCACCGCGATGGCCCGGCGCCGCACCGCGGCCGGCGGCGCGCGCATCAAGGTCCGCCTCGTCAAGGGCGCCAACCTCGCGATGGAGCAGGTCGAGGCCGAGCTGCACGGCTGGGCCCAGGCGCCGTACCCGATCAAGCCGGCCGTCGACGCCAACTACGTGCGGCTCGTCGAGCGCGCGCTGCGCCCGGACCGGGCCGCGCACGTGCGCGTCGGCGTCGCGAGCCACAACCTCTTCCACGTCGCTTACGCGCACCTGCTCGCGACCGAGCGCGGTGTGACGCCGGCGCTCGACATCGAGATGCTCCAAGGCATGGCGCCGGCGCAGGCGCGTGCGGTGCGCGACGACGTCGGCCGCGTCCTGCTGTACACGCCCGTCGTCGCGGCCGAGGACTTCGACGTCGCGATCTCGTACCTGATCCGCCGGCTGGAGGAGA harbors:
- a CDS encoding M15 family metallopeptidase, which produces MTLRWLATATRRRLALAVALVLVLGVAAAAFVEVREQRAAAAAAAAADTARALARADRADDAARAVAAAESATLAAERSAHARAVEVAARAAADADLTARIAAAEPVLAASADQVADDAVRQALAAALDGARAALAARVTLPALASAGASVDGARTTVEQAHAAWRTETDAAASAAEDAAAGDQAAAPGPAAPAAPGGAPVFVTSVPTADGDGSNGHMPASAMCLIPWGTDQIGSPQYLRCDAAAALTRLNDAFRAQFGEPIAMDLTYRSYADQVAIRAYYGALAARPGTSNHGLGLALDLQEWPGVYGFGTPRYVWLVANGPAFGWSAPASVREGAAYPEYWHFEFSP
- a CDS encoding Glu/Leu/Phe/Val family dehydrogenase; the encoded protein is MTEPVPSTAPPTPHPHPSPLATAHAQLANAVKILGYDEGLHHMLASSRREIDVAVPLRRDDGRTELFRGYRVQHNISRGPGKGGLRYASSVDRNEVRALAMWMTWKCAVVELPYGGAKGGVTIDPRQYSQTELERVTRRYTSEIMPMIGPERDIMAPDMGTNEQTMAWVMDTYSVNKGYTIQAVVTGKPLSMGGSLGRATATSRGIVHSTRAALADAGVLLSEVRVAVQGFGKVGSHAARFFAEAGAKVLAVSDQYGGVFAPAGLDIAALLAHVDTTGSVVGFAGGDPIDNTALLGLDVDVLVPAAVEGVLDEETAASVKARWVVEGANGPTTEAGDRVLAERGIVVVPDILANAGGVIVSYFEWVQGAQAYWWTEREIEERLEHRMLTAYAAVSQTARADGLTLRDAALTIGVRRVAEAHQIRGLYP
- a CDS encoding LLM class flavin-dependent oxidoreductase is translated as MTDNRVPLSVLDLATVREDSTSADALADTTALARAADDLGFRRFWVAEHHNMTAVASTSPAVLIAHLAASTKNIRVGSGGVMLPNHPALVVAEQFAMLEALHPGRIDLGIGRAPGTDPATAAALRRTTDGLGAEQFPAELLDVLGLLGQSHPAHAPSALVRRFSATPAQGTTPEVWLLGSSTFSARLAAALGVRFAYAHHFGALQTLEAMAAYRAEFRPSPELAAPHAMVSASVLIADSAAEAAHLAGPSRVMAISLRTGRLGPIVSPDDAEGILAQLRGTAADELLASLPGTQIATTADRAVVELDKLVDETRADELLVTSTTYDVATRRTTLERLAAAWT
- a CDS encoding helix-turn-helix domain-containing protein produces the protein MTPRTASPGAPPQRRRSGEPAPAWPEAAVLLRSLGPEMLLLMDDLSATLFCAKDPTGRYVAVNRAFVVRTGERSRRTVIGRRAEDLFGPLADHYSQQDDAVISSGQPLRGVLELIRRPGSVPGWYLTSKIPVRVGGAVVGLVSVSEDLRTYDEADVAVNSLSRVVALVNERLAEQITVADLASAAGCSPSTLDRRMHKVFSLSPQQFVLRTRIDRAATLLTGGDLPIAEVATASGFYDQAVFTRTFGRLTGETPAQFRRRSHPS
- a CDS encoding aldo/keto reductase → MIAAPVPALALRGGDIPLLGLGTWRAVGAEAEGAVSTALELGYRHLDTATAYGNEAEVGRALAASGVSRADVFVTSKLPPDRAGHERRTLERSLTALGTTYLDLWLVHWPPNGAATPATWARFIELRDEGLVRAIGVSNYSVAQLDELVAATGEAPAVNQIPWSPADFDAGLLGSHAARGVEIAGYSPLRRSDLTHPVLTDIAARHGVSPAQVVLRWHLESAVVVLPKSVHRERIAANLDVLSFALEAADVARIDALGVSTGGRLA